A single region of the Neodiprion pinetum isolate iyNeoPine1 chromosome 5, iyNeoPine1.2, whole genome shotgun sequence genome encodes:
- the Bre1 gene encoding E3 ubiquitin-protein ligase Bre1 isoform X2 — MSKRPADSGDSGSQPPIKKVQFEPILIGPISTLEEMDMKVLQFQNKKLAQRLEQRHRMEAELRQRIEQLEKRQTQDDAVLNVVNRYWNQLNEDIRVLLQRFDAETADESENKNESEATTSFLMQLSSWDKEELDDKLANRVQVSKRAVSKVVQAFDRLSQRNEKITLALKGEFEGEEAPNIDDVVKKANAEIQAENRNLQAINIQLHEKYHTISLKMSELQDTITGKDTLAAELRNQVDDLQYELNKVRSRNDKLEHHLGEAIEKLKAFQQIHGSDDKGSNKPSTMVASSVSQTKVEDLQRELEETRELANNRLQELDKLHQQHRDSLKEVEKLKMDIRQLPESVIVETTEYKCLQSQFSVLYNESMQLKTQLDDARQQLQSSKNAHLRHIEMMESEELMAQKKLRGECIQLEDVLAQLRKEYEMLRIEFEQNLAANEQTGPINREMRHLITSLQNHNQQLKGEVHRYKRKYKEASAEIPRLKKEVEEVTTRLGQQTALENKEGSSSDCSGKEEDTSGSLQGSTQIKEESGMAIKRETGADEDVETVDVAEGDASKGTPDSLTLASPTLKKEKDTKREKDVKKETVKTEHREPAHRTKETKIMESELVRDLKAQLKKAVNEMKEMKLLLDMYKGVGKEQRDKVQLMAAERKIRGEVEELRQQIKKIQCTNNQQESKREERKKLADEDAQIKIKKLEEQAYTLQRQVASQKQNCVWLQEEEALLNEMEVTGQAFEDMQEQNSRLIQQLREKDDANFKLMTERIKSNQLHKLAREEKDVLKEQVITLTTQVEAANVVVRKLEEKERLLQNSLATVEKELALRQQAMEMHKRKAIESAQSAADLKLHLEKYHSQMKEAQQVVAEKTSSLEAEAYKTKRLQEEIAQLRRKVERMKKIELAETLDEVMAEELREYKETLTCPSCKVKRKDAVLTKCFHVFCWDCLRTRYETRQRKCPKCNCAFGANDYHRLYLST, encoded by the exons ATGTCCAAGCGGCCAGCTGACAGCGGAGATTCGGGTTCTCAGCCTCCTATAAAAAAAGTCCAATTTGAACCGATATTAATCGGACCAATATCCACCCTTGAAGAGATGGACATGAAGGTTCTTCAGTTTCAGAATAAGAAACTAGCTCAG AGGTTGGAACAGAGACATCGAATGGAAGCTGAACTGCGCCAGAGGATTGAACAGCTAGAAAAGAGGCAAACTCAAGATGATGCCGTACTGAATGTAGTTAATCGATATTGGAATCAACTTAATGAAGATATAAGAGTTCTTCTCCAAAGATTTGATGCAGAAACTGCTGACGAGTCTGAGAATAAAA ACGAAAGCGAAGCAACAACCTCATTTCTAATGCAGCTTTCGTCCTGGGACAAAGAAGAACTTGACGATAAATTGGCTAATCGCGTTCAAGTTTCTAAGCGCGCTGTTTCCAAAGTTGTTCAGGCATTTGATCGGCTCTCTCAgcgcaatgaaaaaattacattagCTCTTAAAGGCGAGTTTGAGGGAG AGGAAGCCCCAAACATCGATGATGTCGTTAAGAAAGCCAATGCTGAAATTCAAGCAGAAAACCGAAATTTACAAGCTATCAATATACAGCttcatgaaaaatatcataccATTTCCCTCAAG ATGTCCGAGCTGCAAGATACTATAACTGGAAAAGATACGTTAGCTGCAGAATTGAGAAATCAAGTAGACGATCTGCAATACGAATTGAATAAAGTGCGTTCTCGAAACGACAAGCTGGAACATCATCTCGGAGAGGCtattgaaaagttgaaagcCTTCCAGCAAATTCATGGTTCTGATGATAAGGGATCTAACAAACCAAGTACTATGGTTGCTTCTAGTGTTTCTCAGACCAAG GTCGAAGATCTTCAAAGAGAATTGGAAGAAACTCGTGAACTGGCGAATAACAGGCTGCAGGAATTGGACAAACTGCACCAACAACATCGAGATTCACTGAAAGAAgttgagaaattaaaaatggac ATTCGTCAGCTGCCCGAGTCTGTCATTGTTGAAACAACCGAATACAAATGTCTTCAGTCTCAGTTCTCGGTTTTGTACAATGAGTCTATGCAGTTAAAGACACAGCTGGATGATGCTCGACAGCAGCTTCAATCTAGCAAAAATGCTCATCTCCGACACATTGAAATGATGGAG AGCGAAGAGCTGATGGCTCAAAAGAAACTGCGCGGAGAGTGTATTCAGTTGGAAGATGTTCTGGCCCAGCTGCGCAAGGAATACGAAATGCTTCGCATAGAATTCGAACAAAACCTGGCAGCCAACGAGCAGACCGGACCTATAAATAGAGAAATGCGACACCTTATAACTTCTCTCCAGAATCATAATCAACAATTGAAAGGGGAAGTGCATCGCTACAAGCGGAAATACAAAGAAGCATCTGCAGAAATACCGAGA CTAAAAAAAGAAGTGGAGGAGGTGACAACTAGATTGGGTCAGCAAACTGCGTTAGAAAACAAGGAGGGCAGTAGCTCCGACTGCAGCGGAAAGGAAGAAGATACATCCGGCTCACTCCAAGGATCCACTCAG ATCAAGGAAGAGAGTGGGATGGCAATCAAGAGAGAGACTGGAGCTGACGAAGACGTTGAGACTGTAGATGTCGCAGAGGGAGATGCTAGCAAAGGGACCCCGGATTCTCTTACTCTAGCTTCGCCAACTCTGAAAAAGGAGAAGGACACTAAAAGAGAAAAGGATGTGAAGAAAGAGACTGTGAAGACTGAGCACCGGGAGCCTGCGCATCGTACCAAGGAAACTAAGATCATGGAGTCAGAATTAGTCAGAGATCTCAAGGCTCAACTCAA AAAAGctgtaaatgaaatgaaagaaatgaagCTTTTGTTGGATATGTACAAAGGGGTTGGCAAAGAACAACGAGACAAGGTACAACTGATGGCTGCTGAGCGGAAAATTCGGGGAGAAGTTGAAGAACTCCGCCAACAGATAAAGAAGATACAG TGCACGAATAATCAACAGGAAAGCAAACGTGAGGAACGTAAAAAACTAGCAGATGAAGATGCacaaatcaaaataaaaaaattagaagagCAGGCCTACACTTTGCAAAGACAAGTAGCCTCGCAGAAACAG AATTGCGTCTGGCTGCAGGAGGAGGAGGCCCTTCTCAACGAAATGGAGGTTACTGGCCAAGCGTTTGAGGACATGCAAGAGCAAAATTCAAGACTCATACAGCAACTGAGGGAGAAAGACGAcgcgaatttcaaattgatgaCGGAACGAATAAAAAGCAATCAGCTCCACAAGCTGGCCAGGGAGGAAAAGGACGTTCTTAAGGAACAGGTCATCACTTTGACTACGCAAGTAGAGGCTGCTAACGTAGTTGTAAGGAAACTGGAGGAGAAAGAACGATTGCTACAAAATTCCTTGGCCACAGTAGAAAAAGAACTGGCTCTCAGGCAGCAGGCAATGGAAATGCATAAAAGAAAAGCCATTGAGAGTGCCCAGTCAGCAGCTGATTTGAAACTTCATCTTG aaaaatatcattcgcAAATGAAGGAAGCACAACAAGTTGTCGCAGAAAAAACAAGTTCCTTAGAAGCGGAGGcttataaaacaaaaagattGCAG gAGGAAATAGCACAATTGAGAAGAAAAGTGGAACGTATGAAAAAGATCGAATTGGCGGAAACGTTGGATGAGGTTATGGCTGAAGAATTGCGCGAATACAAAGAGACTTTGACTTGTCCATCGTGTAAAGTAAAGCGTAAGGATGCAGTCCTCACCAAATGCTTCCATGTTTTTTGTTGGGACTGTTTGCGTACTCGTTATGAAACACGTCAACGTAAATGTCCAAAGTGCAATTGTGCATTTGGTGCCAATGACTATCACAGACTTTATCTGtcaacataa
- the Bre1 gene encoding E3 ubiquitin-protein ligase Bre1 isoform X3 — protein MSKRPADSGDSGSQPPIKKVQFEPILIGPISTLEEMDMKVLQFQNKKLAQRLEQRHRMEAELRQRIEQLEKRQTQDDAVLNVVNRYWNQLNEDIRVLLQRFDAETADESENKNESEATTSFLMQLSSWDKEELDDKLANRVQVSKRAVSKVVQAFDRLSQRNEKITLALKGEFEGEEAPNIDDVVKKANAEIQAENRNLQAINIQLHEKYHTISLKMSELQDTITGKDTLAAELRNQVDDLQYELNKVRSRNDKLEHHLGEAIEKLKAFQQIHGSDDKGSNKPSTMVASSVSQTKVEDLQRELEETRELANNRLQELDKLHQQHRDSLKEVEKLKMDIRQLPESVIVETTEYKCLQSQFSVLYNESMQLKTQLDDARQQLQSSKNAHLRHIEMMESEELMAQKKLRGECIQLEDVLAQLRKEYEMLRIEFEQNLAANEQTGPINREMRHLITSLQNHNQQLKGEVHRYKRKYKEASAEIPRLKKEVEEVTTRLGQQTALENKEGSSSDCSGKEEDTSGSLQGSTQVRSVIKEESGMAIKRETGADEDVETVDVAEGDASKGTPDSLTLASPTLKKEKDTKREKDVKKETVKTEHREPAHRTKETKIMESELVRDLKAQLKKAVNEMKEMKLLLDMYKGVGKEQRDKVQLMAAERKIRGEVEELRQQIKKIQESKREERKKLADEDAQIKIKKLEEQAYTLQRQVASQKQNCVWLQEEEALLNEMEVTGQAFEDMQEQNSRLIQQLREKDDANFKLMTERIKSNQLHKLAREEKDVLKEQVITLTTQVEAANVVVRKLEEKERLLQNSLATVEKELALRQQAMEMHKRKAIESAQSAADLKLHLEKYHSQMKEAQQVVAEKTSSLEAEAYKTKRLQEEIAQLRRKVERMKKIELAETLDEVMAEELREYKETLTCPSCKVKRKDAVLTKCFHVFCWDCLRTRYETRQRKCPKCNCAFGANDYHRLYLST, from the exons ATGTCCAAGCGGCCAGCTGACAGCGGAGATTCGGGTTCTCAGCCTCCTATAAAAAAAGTCCAATTTGAACCGATATTAATCGGACCAATATCCACCCTTGAAGAGATGGACATGAAGGTTCTTCAGTTTCAGAATAAGAAACTAGCTCAG AGGTTGGAACAGAGACATCGAATGGAAGCTGAACTGCGCCAGAGGATTGAACAGCTAGAAAAGAGGCAAACTCAAGATGATGCCGTACTGAATGTAGTTAATCGATATTGGAATCAACTTAATGAAGATATAAGAGTTCTTCTCCAAAGATTTGATGCAGAAACTGCTGACGAGTCTGAGAATAAAA ACGAAAGCGAAGCAACAACCTCATTTCTAATGCAGCTTTCGTCCTGGGACAAAGAAGAACTTGACGATAAATTGGCTAATCGCGTTCAAGTTTCTAAGCGCGCTGTTTCCAAAGTTGTTCAGGCATTTGATCGGCTCTCTCAgcgcaatgaaaaaattacattagCTCTTAAAGGCGAGTTTGAGGGAG AGGAAGCCCCAAACATCGATGATGTCGTTAAGAAAGCCAATGCTGAAATTCAAGCAGAAAACCGAAATTTACAAGCTATCAATATACAGCttcatgaaaaatatcataccATTTCCCTCAAG ATGTCCGAGCTGCAAGATACTATAACTGGAAAAGATACGTTAGCTGCAGAATTGAGAAATCAAGTAGACGATCTGCAATACGAATTGAATAAAGTGCGTTCTCGAAACGACAAGCTGGAACATCATCTCGGAGAGGCtattgaaaagttgaaagcCTTCCAGCAAATTCATGGTTCTGATGATAAGGGATCTAACAAACCAAGTACTATGGTTGCTTCTAGTGTTTCTCAGACCAAG GTCGAAGATCTTCAAAGAGAATTGGAAGAAACTCGTGAACTGGCGAATAACAGGCTGCAGGAATTGGACAAACTGCACCAACAACATCGAGATTCACTGAAAGAAgttgagaaattaaaaatggac ATTCGTCAGCTGCCCGAGTCTGTCATTGTTGAAACAACCGAATACAAATGTCTTCAGTCTCAGTTCTCGGTTTTGTACAATGAGTCTATGCAGTTAAAGACACAGCTGGATGATGCTCGACAGCAGCTTCAATCTAGCAAAAATGCTCATCTCCGACACATTGAAATGATGGAG AGCGAAGAGCTGATGGCTCAAAAGAAACTGCGCGGAGAGTGTATTCAGTTGGAAGATGTTCTGGCCCAGCTGCGCAAGGAATACGAAATGCTTCGCATAGAATTCGAACAAAACCTGGCAGCCAACGAGCAGACCGGACCTATAAATAGAGAAATGCGACACCTTATAACTTCTCTCCAGAATCATAATCAACAATTGAAAGGGGAAGTGCATCGCTACAAGCGGAAATACAAAGAAGCATCTGCAGAAATACCGAGA CTAAAAAAAGAAGTGGAGGAGGTGACAACTAGATTGGGTCAGCAAACTGCGTTAGAAAACAAGGAGGGCAGTAGCTCCGACTGCAGCGGAAAGGAAGAAGATACATCCGGCTCACTCCAAGGATCCACTCAGGTGCGCAGTGTT ATCAAGGAAGAGAGTGGGATGGCAATCAAGAGAGAGACTGGAGCTGACGAAGACGTTGAGACTGTAGATGTCGCAGAGGGAGATGCTAGCAAAGGGACCCCGGATTCTCTTACTCTAGCTTCGCCAACTCTGAAAAAGGAGAAGGACACTAAAAGAGAAAAGGATGTGAAGAAAGAGACTGTGAAGACTGAGCACCGGGAGCCTGCGCATCGTACCAAGGAAACTAAGATCATGGAGTCAGAATTAGTCAGAGATCTCAAGGCTCAACTCAA AAAAGctgtaaatgaaatgaaagaaatgaagCTTTTGTTGGATATGTACAAAGGGGTTGGCAAAGAACAACGAGACAAGGTACAACTGATGGCTGCTGAGCGGAAAATTCGGGGAGAAGTTGAAGAACTCCGCCAACAGATAAAGAAGATACAG GAAAGCAAACGTGAGGAACGTAAAAAACTAGCAGATGAAGATGCacaaatcaaaataaaaaaattagaagagCAGGCCTACACTTTGCAAAGACAAGTAGCCTCGCAGAAACAG AATTGCGTCTGGCTGCAGGAGGAGGAGGCCCTTCTCAACGAAATGGAGGTTACTGGCCAAGCGTTTGAGGACATGCAAGAGCAAAATTCAAGACTCATACAGCAACTGAGGGAGAAAGACGAcgcgaatttcaaattgatgaCGGAACGAATAAAAAGCAATCAGCTCCACAAGCTGGCCAGGGAGGAAAAGGACGTTCTTAAGGAACAGGTCATCACTTTGACTACGCAAGTAGAGGCTGCTAACGTAGTTGTAAGGAAACTGGAGGAGAAAGAACGATTGCTACAAAATTCCTTGGCCACAGTAGAAAAAGAACTGGCTCTCAGGCAGCAGGCAATGGAAATGCATAAAAGAAAAGCCATTGAGAGTGCCCAGTCAGCAGCTGATTTGAAACTTCATCTTG aaaaatatcattcgcAAATGAAGGAAGCACAACAAGTTGTCGCAGAAAAAACAAGTTCCTTAGAAGCGGAGGcttataaaacaaaaagattGCAG gAGGAAATAGCACAATTGAGAAGAAAAGTGGAACGTATGAAAAAGATCGAATTGGCGGAAACGTTGGATGAGGTTATGGCTGAAGAATTGCGCGAATACAAAGAGACTTTGACTTGTCCATCGTGTAAAGTAAAGCGTAAGGATGCAGTCCTCACCAAATGCTTCCATGTTTTTTGTTGGGACTGTTTGCGTACTCGTTATGAAACACGTCAACGTAAATGTCCAAAGTGCAATTGTGCATTTGGTGCCAATGACTATCACAGACTTTATCTGtcaacataa
- the Bre1 gene encoding E3 ubiquitin-protein ligase Bre1 isoform X4: MSKRPADSGDSGSQPPIKKVQFEPILIGPISTLEEMDMKVLQFQNKKLAQRLEQRHRMEAELRQRIEQLEKRQTQDDAVLNVVNRYWNQLNEDIRVLLQRFDAETADESENKNESEATTSFLMQLSSWDKEELDDKLANRVQVSKRAVSKVVQAFDRLSQRNEKITLALKGEFEGEEAPNIDDVVKKANAEIQAENRNLQAINIQLHEKYHTISLKMSELQDTITGKDTLAAELRNQVDDLQYELNKVRSRNDKLEHHLGEAIEKLKAFQQIHGSDDKGSNKPSTMVASSVSQTKVEDLQRELEETRELANNRLQELDKLHQQHRDSLKEVEKLKMDIRQLPESVIVETTEYKCLQSQFSVLYNESMQLKTQLDDARQQLQSSKNAHLRHIEMMESEELMAQKKLRGECIQLEDVLAQLRKEYEMLRIEFEQNLAANEQTGPINREMRHLITSLQNHNQQLKGEVHRYKRKYKEASAEIPRLKKEVEEVTTRLGQQTALENKEGSSSDCSGKEEDTSGSLQGSTQVRSVIKEESGMAIKRETGADEDVETVDVAEGDASKGTPDSLTLASPTLKKEKDTKREKDVKKETVKTEHREPAHRTKETKIMESELVRDLKAQLKKAVNEMKEMKLLLDMYKGVGKEQRDKVQLMAAERKIRGEVEELRQQIKKIQCTNNQQESKREERKKLADEDAQIKIKKLEEQAYTLQRQVASQKQEEEALLNEMEVTGQAFEDMQEQNSRLIQQLREKDDANFKLMTERIKSNQLHKLAREEKDVLKEQVITLTTQVEAANVVVRKLEEKERLLQNSLATVEKELALRQQAMEMHKRKAIESAQSAADLKLHLEKYHSQMKEAQQVVAEKTSSLEAEAYKTKRLQEEIAQLRRKVERMKKIELAETLDEVMAEELREYKETLTCPSCKVKRKDAVLTKCFHVFCWDCLRTRYETRQRKCPKCNCAFGANDYHRLYLST; encoded by the exons ATGTCCAAGCGGCCAGCTGACAGCGGAGATTCGGGTTCTCAGCCTCCTATAAAAAAAGTCCAATTTGAACCGATATTAATCGGACCAATATCCACCCTTGAAGAGATGGACATGAAGGTTCTTCAGTTTCAGAATAAGAAACTAGCTCAG AGGTTGGAACAGAGACATCGAATGGAAGCTGAACTGCGCCAGAGGATTGAACAGCTAGAAAAGAGGCAAACTCAAGATGATGCCGTACTGAATGTAGTTAATCGATATTGGAATCAACTTAATGAAGATATAAGAGTTCTTCTCCAAAGATTTGATGCAGAAACTGCTGACGAGTCTGAGAATAAAA ACGAAAGCGAAGCAACAACCTCATTTCTAATGCAGCTTTCGTCCTGGGACAAAGAAGAACTTGACGATAAATTGGCTAATCGCGTTCAAGTTTCTAAGCGCGCTGTTTCCAAAGTTGTTCAGGCATTTGATCGGCTCTCTCAgcgcaatgaaaaaattacattagCTCTTAAAGGCGAGTTTGAGGGAG AGGAAGCCCCAAACATCGATGATGTCGTTAAGAAAGCCAATGCTGAAATTCAAGCAGAAAACCGAAATTTACAAGCTATCAATATACAGCttcatgaaaaatatcataccATTTCCCTCAAG ATGTCCGAGCTGCAAGATACTATAACTGGAAAAGATACGTTAGCTGCAGAATTGAGAAATCAAGTAGACGATCTGCAATACGAATTGAATAAAGTGCGTTCTCGAAACGACAAGCTGGAACATCATCTCGGAGAGGCtattgaaaagttgaaagcCTTCCAGCAAATTCATGGTTCTGATGATAAGGGATCTAACAAACCAAGTACTATGGTTGCTTCTAGTGTTTCTCAGACCAAG GTCGAAGATCTTCAAAGAGAATTGGAAGAAACTCGTGAACTGGCGAATAACAGGCTGCAGGAATTGGACAAACTGCACCAACAACATCGAGATTCACTGAAAGAAgttgagaaattaaaaatggac ATTCGTCAGCTGCCCGAGTCTGTCATTGTTGAAACAACCGAATACAAATGTCTTCAGTCTCAGTTCTCGGTTTTGTACAATGAGTCTATGCAGTTAAAGACACAGCTGGATGATGCTCGACAGCAGCTTCAATCTAGCAAAAATGCTCATCTCCGACACATTGAAATGATGGAG AGCGAAGAGCTGATGGCTCAAAAGAAACTGCGCGGAGAGTGTATTCAGTTGGAAGATGTTCTGGCCCAGCTGCGCAAGGAATACGAAATGCTTCGCATAGAATTCGAACAAAACCTGGCAGCCAACGAGCAGACCGGACCTATAAATAGAGAAATGCGACACCTTATAACTTCTCTCCAGAATCATAATCAACAATTGAAAGGGGAAGTGCATCGCTACAAGCGGAAATACAAAGAAGCATCTGCAGAAATACCGAGA CTAAAAAAAGAAGTGGAGGAGGTGACAACTAGATTGGGTCAGCAAACTGCGTTAGAAAACAAGGAGGGCAGTAGCTCCGACTGCAGCGGAAAGGAAGAAGATACATCCGGCTCACTCCAAGGATCCACTCAGGTGCGCAGTGTT ATCAAGGAAGAGAGTGGGATGGCAATCAAGAGAGAGACTGGAGCTGACGAAGACGTTGAGACTGTAGATGTCGCAGAGGGAGATGCTAGCAAAGGGACCCCGGATTCTCTTACTCTAGCTTCGCCAACTCTGAAAAAGGAGAAGGACACTAAAAGAGAAAAGGATGTGAAGAAAGAGACTGTGAAGACTGAGCACCGGGAGCCTGCGCATCGTACCAAGGAAACTAAGATCATGGAGTCAGAATTAGTCAGAGATCTCAAGGCTCAACTCAA AAAAGctgtaaatgaaatgaaagaaatgaagCTTTTGTTGGATATGTACAAAGGGGTTGGCAAAGAACAACGAGACAAGGTACAACTGATGGCTGCTGAGCGGAAAATTCGGGGAGAAGTTGAAGAACTCCGCCAACAGATAAAGAAGATACAG TGCACGAATAATCAACAGGAAAGCAAACGTGAGGAACGTAAAAAACTAGCAGATGAAGATGCacaaatcaaaataaaaaaattagaagagCAGGCCTACACTTTGCAAAGACAAGTAGCCTCGCAGAAACAG GAGGAGGAGGCCCTTCTCAACGAAATGGAGGTTACTGGCCAAGCGTTTGAGGACATGCAAGAGCAAAATTCAAGACTCATACAGCAACTGAGGGAGAAAGACGAcgcgaatttcaaattgatgaCGGAACGAATAAAAAGCAATCAGCTCCACAAGCTGGCCAGGGAGGAAAAGGACGTTCTTAAGGAACAGGTCATCACTTTGACTACGCAAGTAGAGGCTGCTAACGTAGTTGTAAGGAAACTGGAGGAGAAAGAACGATTGCTACAAAATTCCTTGGCCACAGTAGAAAAAGAACTGGCTCTCAGGCAGCAGGCAATGGAAATGCATAAAAGAAAAGCCATTGAGAGTGCCCAGTCAGCAGCTGATTTGAAACTTCATCTTG aaaaatatcattcgcAAATGAAGGAAGCACAACAAGTTGTCGCAGAAAAAACAAGTTCCTTAGAAGCGGAGGcttataaaacaaaaagattGCAG gAGGAAATAGCACAATTGAGAAGAAAAGTGGAACGTATGAAAAAGATCGAATTGGCGGAAACGTTGGATGAGGTTATGGCTGAAGAATTGCGCGAATACAAAGAGACTTTGACTTGTCCATCGTGTAAAGTAAAGCGTAAGGATGCAGTCCTCACCAAATGCTTCCATGTTTTTTGTTGGGACTGTTTGCGTACTCGTTATGAAACACGTCAACGTAAATGTCCAAAGTGCAATTGTGCATTTGGTGCCAATGACTATCACAGACTTTATCTGtcaacataa